The Chitinivorax tropicus genome includes a region encoding these proteins:
- a CDS encoding outer membrane beta-barrel protein: protein MKKWFPVLALLCCGTALADTDNGSANSAGWKVGGGVGVTMGGDEFGKIHVVDKTNGKVVNNENLRAGRLFQLDFGTKYRFSNLPVSLQTTFGYHFDTVQGDDPLNNGAKVSYQFFRYPIEIIPAYHFDKHSVGLGLRYDLRPTYEFTGRFNYKFKNAPGLILQYEYEATDNVSVGLRYTAIKYKFQKEEDGSQTFKGNHVGMNAHVWF, encoded by the coding sequence ATGAAAAAATGGTTCCCCGTCCTTGCCTTGCTGTGTTGCGGTACCGCATTGGCAGATACGGATAATGGTTCCGCCAATTCAGCGGGTTGGAAAGTCGGTGGCGGTGTTGGCGTCACCATGGGCGGGGATGAGTTTGGAAAAATCCATGTCGTTGATAAAACAAACGGCAAAGTGGTCAATAATGAGAACCTGCGGGCTGGTCGGCTCTTCCAGCTCGATTTTGGCACGAAGTACCGCTTCAGCAACCTGCCGGTCTCACTCCAGACGACATTCGGCTATCACTTTGATACTGTCCAGGGGGATGACCCGCTGAACAATGGTGCCAAAGTGAGCTACCAGTTTTTCCGGTACCCCATCGAAATCATCCCGGCTTATCATTTTGATAAGCACTCTGTAGGCTTGGGGCTTCGATACGATCTGCGCCCGACTTATGAGTTTACGGGCCGGTTCAACTATAAATTCAAGAACGCACCGGGCTTGATTTTGCAGTATGAGTACGAGGCAACCGACAATGTTTCTGTGGGTTTGAGGTACACCGCCATCAAATACAAGTTTCAAAAAGAAGAGGATGGCTCACAAACCTTCAAGGGCAACCATGTGGGCATGAATGCCCACGTCTGGTTCTGA